The following proteins are encoded in a genomic region of Tigriopus californicus strain San Diego chromosome 6, Tcal_SD_v2.1, whole genome shotgun sequence:
- the LOC131882057 gene encoding serine/arginine repetitive matrix protein 2-like (The sequence of the model RefSeq protein was modified relative to this genomic sequence to represent the inferred CDS: added 261 bases not found in genome assembly), which translates to MKFRIAQGSRDARESRVWSLNGGQTQQRRRAEAVSRQLPESIAASAGLTHSMTHLSQSGIPAGTYMPPQDDDLYPVDFLEGKMDLRVVLPSMTIVKMSVERRTPMIDLLVQVTTSNKITPGDHVLQVMNERSDDFLYYKPSTPIGALEASTVHIMPKHRVNDSIVRKVPMKMVNQPFETTFRLQVRLPRNQLYVARVTPRMSISQVLQLVCKDRNLDEDKFEIRHPDNLDERLRPNYTLADYQLTEVSLVSVSKSNPNSRSVSTSDIFRFQQEAEILAREAVVAKKHLGRKSSKTRSSAGESSVSSGSLGDQGDRSLSPLVNSRSELHLNHVGRSGSSSIMPEPPSRPRKKKAPLPPGKSRQLPTTPGDGELSLAALHRSGLIDSPTKSISMSNLTQSGINGDYPSASNLSTVSAGSVLSLNSTTSGRMKRRAPAPPKKLSPVPPVVPIPEETPSLIYKEEAVVEPKTVVEPKIMVESKPKVQSSVPEPAPRTLGIVKQETVEERVEDVVPPPPASPSPDAPEYQAKDIGPQESVEEFLEETAPEDPKPNGPQLQRQDRFEQSIESPMEGLSREDIEKAMARREKEQRRKERRERRERRAKDSEQVADTPPLTPLEVAPSSVSAEMKEIPMESPLTSTPKIEKVSTFTEAGVHESRVQAEPSPKSTSTMDENATKMSEPASKQPEPETKSSLDPVVTDTPPIVDEEPIEPTLRASSSTVDLASDKTGDGRILDSSSNPAKALEHAEATTKHSSTPKKMPRPSTDSIACSSSKEPDPSSLPKPTSPVDPLTPISSNSSAFAISPQIEVLPSPTSKQTGKHHPRPTDQQNAPAPQSIPHTPGSVPLNPLVKASKPKDPILNPRALGARAKENSEPTPPLLKQDSKTDLDNLPNFKFAPAAQVNVHGPGSQKDKSSKTQVVAVEEPDQVVDDDLLDGDVTLFSMQQPIFRPKPKPKAKKVDKINPAAIKGLTPEEEIRLEEAKKAEEARKIQEEQERAEKAKKLAEDRVSKRTELQKKMEKSRQLQIERDMRARAKQDQSIETFRTEDLRHQLTSQIYDVDEPSGEPQYKRKVAPNTVTLEIDEDDDLLPIRRNRSLSDTSTNTTSTDEDEATKPLAKTPHASSDKRTGGGATLSQYSQGLVSMKSTYRTGLETQEQALDFDTESSTYTTIGETLKNEQTHVPKELETTSDPVCDQREEHVTQNEGQKTSIVTSENSNDSLRSDLGKRQAISQALDESYASIDRKDLSSQDQSDSQQWEYKIPEVPAPPPSGFQDSESGDEEVHQDAEELPIQAKTIPVLQQSVNVKGQDSKDLRRTFLLEEIGESCTDTEVPIHSESVASTLAQEFDSDFESCDPKDSDEEGIQEAVNIVPVIRGPMQFSIDSYDARDRKEIPYYKKLARSESMNARHEPTDEDGDSVISDHPPKLEDQHEEMNKYATLPPNMNVTPIVEESDCSSADETESPIAKETRVAPSEIYSNFHEPTPVIQGTDLVTSPSVPDSFREEIKQTQPILVQEVNKPAVPVGVKPSIREHPSFRLNKTQRDGKVPWIMKKTSLQGNRVVLNDDLVLNLRRKQSFGTNTPLPLANSKRERAVSMVNLDRIPNEPETTNIKVAVSQESMPPPTNSIQSTLSAIKQEILSKQSADPRSISPSPPSSISSSPVGLVTNALQKLARPVEQIQLTPRSASPSPSSTLSSRGSSSQPHTLSALNESSNSLEDSQSGHSSLQSGGSEGGTMSSRIQRFHGPPSIQLGTWDDRSRKMSEMPIPTFGSAKTGRSGRHSLASLSTTSSELSSLKSTSPHLSHLEEDEADFSQMNQQVRASIQRMEQNHQNKPPKFDAKARVAKPWKRASLSQMTIDPSEPKNEVLASARKPSGILLPVVSPVESPNESTINEEKPRHFYFGQEPSATDNRLSQSKPTAIEKVKNNEALSHPQNIVVNPGYQLKEYVNPMEKSGKPNFAFGDTPPSKPSKNSQNLQLSNGIPKPVLPPKTKDATDINEPSKEVVIEPKIKPAVVNYSKFADFRVPRPQLEPKPKRPSQPEKTQDEVRKAFESELKAGKKSLKSYENDSDSGSNSVSPGPNVSIIPPPPPPQFSNGHHIPPAPKMNGPIVPPAPKLTNFPSNVTANGKRIVPAPSKQQSSHADLLVAIRNKGGLKGLRKTGKQL; encoded by the exons gTGCTCTGGAGGCATCCACCGTTCATATTATGCCCAAACATCGGGTCAATGACTCGATTGTGAGAAAGGTCCCAATGAAGATGGTGAACCAGCCTTTTGAGACCACATTCAGACTTCAA GTTCGCCTTCCTCGGAATCAATTGTATGTGGCTCGAGTGACGCCCCGAATGTCCATTTCTCAGGTTTTGCAACTTGTATGCAAGGACCGAAATCTTGACGAGGATAAGTTCGAGATCAGACATCCAG ATAACTTGGATGAACGACTGAGGCCAAACTATACATTGGCCGATTATCAACTCACTGAGGTGTCCTTGGTGAGTGTCAGCAAGTCCAATCCCAATAGCCGATCCGTATCCACATCAGACATATTCCGATTCCAACAAGAGGCCGAGATTCTCGCACGAGAGGCTGTGGTGGCCAAAAAACATTTGGGAAGAAAATCCTCCAAGACGAGATCC AGTGCTGGAGAAAGCAGTGTGAGTAGTGGATCCTTGGGAGATCAAGGAGATCGATCACTTTCACCTTTAGTCAATTCTCGGTCTGAATTACATTTGAACCACGTGGGAAGAAGTGGGTCATCATCCATCATGCCTGAACCACCAAGCAGACCGAGGAAAAAGAAGGCACCTCTGCCTCCTGGCAAATCAAGACAGCTCCCAACAACTCCCGGGGATGG GGAGCTGTCATTGGCCGCTTTACACCGAAGTGGCCTGATTGATAGCCCCACCAAGTCGATTTCCATGTCAAATTTGACTCAGTCCGGAATCAACGGAGACTATCCGTCAGCATCCAATTTGTCAACGGTATCGGCGGGCTCAGTTTTGTCCCTAAACTCGACCACAAGTGGACGGATGAAACGAAGGGCCCCGGCACCACCCAAGAAATTGTCTCCCGTTCCTCCAGTTGTCCCAATCCCTGAGGAAACGCCCTCCCTGATTTATAAAGAGGAAGCTGTGGTTGAACCCAAGACCGTAGTCGAACCCAAAATCATGGTCGAATCCAAACCCAAGGTTCAGAGTTCCGTGCCCGAGCCTGCCCCTCGGACCCTGGGCATTGTCAAACAAGAGACTGTGGAGGAAAGAGTGGAAGATGTTGTTCCTCCCCCACCGGCATCACCATCTCCAGATGCTCCGGAGTATCAAGCGAAAGACATTGGCCCCCAAGAGTCAGTAGAGGAGTTCCTAGAAGAGACTGCTCCAGAAGATCCGAAGCCCAATGGACCCCAACTCCAACGCCAGGACCGATTTGAACAGAGTATTGAAAGCCCAATGGAGGGGCTCAGTAGAGAGGATATTGAAAAGGCAATGGCCAGAAgggaaaaagaacaaaggcGAAAGGAGAGGCGGGAAAGGCGGGAGAGGAGGGCCAAAGATAGTGAACAAGTGGCCGATACTCCCCCCTTGACGCCACTTGAAGTGGCGCCTTCATCGGTGTCTGCAGAAATGAAGGAGATTCCCATGGAAAGCCCACTGACGTCCACCCCAAAGATCGAAAAGGTCTCCACCTTCACTGAAGCCGGAGTCCACGAGTCACGTGTTCAAGCCGAACCTAGTCCAAAATCCACCTCAACAATGGATGAGAACGCGACGAAAATGTCGGAGCCCGCATCCAAACAACCCGAGCCCGAGACCAAGTCCTCCTTAGATCCTGTAGTTACGGACACTCCGCCCATAGTAGATGAGGAACCCATTGAACCCACGCTTAGAGCGTCATCCAGCACTGTAGATCTCGCCTCAG ATAAAACTGGTGATGGTCGTATTTTAGATAGTTCTTCTAACCCAGCTAAAGCACTTGAACACGCGGAAGCAACCACCAAGCATTCCTCCACACCCAAGAAGATGCCACGTCCTTCTACTGACTCTATTGCATGCTCAAGTTCCAAAGAACCCGACCCTTCCTCCCTTCCTAAACCGACCTCACCTGTTGATCCCCTCACTCCAATTTCCTCTAATTCCAGTGCCTTTGCCATATCCCCCCAAATCGAAGTTCTCCCGAGTCCGACTTCCAAACAAACGGGCAAGCATCATCCTCGTCCCACAGACCAGCAGAATGCTCCAGCCCCTCAATCCATCCCGCACACTCCTGGCTCTGTTCCATTAAATCCTTTAGTTAAGGCATCAAAGCCCAAGGACCCGATCTTAAACCCAAGGGCCCTGGGGGCTCGAGCAAAAGAAAATTCGGAACCAACCCCTCCTCTCTTGAAACAGGACAGCAAGACTGATCTCGATAATCTTCCAAACTTTAAATTTGCTCCAGCTGCTCAAGTAAATGTACATGGACCAGGTAGTCAGAAGGACAAATCCAGCAAGACTCAAGTTGTCGCTGTTGAAGAACCAGATCAAGTTGTGGATGACGACCTTCTGGATGGTGACGTGACCCTATTTTCTATGCAACAGCCGATTTTTAGACCTAAGCCAAAACCTAAAGCcaaaaaagttgacaaaatAAATCCAGCCGCCATCAAGGGCCTGACTCCCGAAGAAGAGATTAGGCTTGAAGAAGCCAAAAAGGCGGAAGAAGCCAGAAAGAttcaagaggaacaagaaagggcggaaaaagccaagaaattggccgaggatagggtGTCCAAGCGGACGgaacttcaaaagaaaatggaaaagtctCGCCAACTCCAAATTGAGCGTGACATGAGGGCTCGTGCTAAACAAGACCAAAGCATAGAAACCTTCAGAACGGAGGATCTCAGGCACCAACTCACCTCTCAGATTTATGATGTCGACGAGCCCTCGGGCGAGCCTCAGTACAAGCGCAAAGTGGCACCCAACACGGTCacacttgaaattgatgaagaCGATGACCTTTTGCCCATCCGAAGGAACCGGTCTTTATCTGATACTTCTACCAACACAACCTCTACTGATGAAGACGAGGCTACAAAGCCTCTAGCCAAGACACCCCATGCCTCAAGTGACAAACGAACTGGAGGTGGAGCAACTTTGAGCCAATATTCACAAGGGTTGGTTAGCATGAAATCAACGTATCGCACAG GCCTTGAGACCCAGGAACAGGCTTTGGACTTTGACACGGAATCAAGTACTTACACCACAATCGGGGAAACgttgaaaaatgagcaaaccCATGTGCCCAAAGAGCTGGAAACAACTTCTGATCCTGTTTGTGACCAAAGGGAGGAACACGTGACCCAAAACGAAGGTCAAAAAACTTCCATTGTCACGTCTGAG aattCGAATGACTCCTTGAGGAGTGATCTCGGCAAACGTCAAGCCATTTCTCAAGCCTTAGACGAGTCCTACGCTTCAATCGACAGGAAAGACCTGTCATCCCAGGATCAGTCAGACTCGCAACAGTGGGAATATAAGATTCCCGAAGTCCCAGCACCGCCTCCATCCGGATTCCAGGACTCGGAGAGTGGCGACGAGGAGGTCCATCAAGATGCTGAAGAGCTGCCAATCCAGGCCAAGACCATTCCAGTGTTGCAGCAATCAGTGAATGTTAAAGGACAAGACTCCAAAGACTTGCGAAGAACATTCCTGTTGGAAGAAATTGGCGAGTCCTGCACGGACACGGAAGTCCCCATCCACTCTGAGAGTGTCGCTTCAACTCTGGCCCAGGAGTTTGACTCTGACTTTGAGTCCTGTGATCCCAAAGACTCCGACGAGGAAGGCATTCAAGAGGCAGTGAACATTGTTCCTGTGATCCGAGGCCCAATGCAGTTCAGCATCGACAGCTATGACGCTCGGGATCGGAAAGAGATACCGTACTATAAGAAACTGGCCCGATCCGAATCCATGAACGCAAGGCATGAACCCACGGACGAAGACGGAGACTCCGTGATCTCTGATCATCCCCCTAAGCTTGAGGATCAGCACGAAGAGATGAACAAATATGCCACTCTACCCCCCAATATGAACGTCACACCCATTGTAGAGGAAAGTGACTGCTCCAGTGCGGACGAAACCGAGAGCCCAATAGCCAAGGAGACCAGGGTGGCCCCAAGTGAAATCTACAGTAACTTTCACGAACCAACTCCTGTGATCCAGGGCACCGACCTCGTTACCAGTCCATCGGTTCCGGACTCCTTCCGAGAAGAGATCAAGCAGACCCAGCCCATCCTGGTTCAAGAAGTCAATAAGCCTGCTGTACCTGTGGGAGTCAAACCCAGCATCAGGGAGCACCCTTCCTTCCGCTTGAATAAAACTCAAAGGGATGGCAAAGTCCCCTGGATCATGAAGAAGACCTCCCTCCAAGGCAATCGAGTCGTTCTCAACGACGACTTGGTGCTCAACTTGCGGCGGAAACAAAGCTTTGGCACCAACACCCCTTTGCCTTTGGCGAACTCTAAACGGGAACGAGCCGTATCCATGGTCAATCTGGATCGTATCCCGAATGAACCAG AGACTACCAACATAAAAGTCGCCGTTTCTCAGGAATCCATGCCTCCTCCGACCAATTCAATCCAATCTACTTTATCG GCAATCAAGCAAGAGATTCTGAGTAAACAGTCGGCGGATCCGAGATCCATCTCACCGTCCCCGCCGTCCTCCATATCATCTTCCCCCGTGGGCTTGGTGACGAATGCCTTGCAAAAATTAGCCAGACCAGtggaacaaattcaattgacACCAAG ATCCGCGTCTCCTTCGCCTTCGAGCACTTTATCAAGCAGAGGATCCAGTTCGCAACCTCATACTCTCTCCGCACTAAATGAGAGTTCAAATTCTTTAGAAGACTCGCAGAGTGGCCATAGTTCCTTACAATCTGGCGGCAGTGAAGGTGGCACCATGAGCTCCAGGATTCAGCGCTTCCATGGCCCGCCCTCCATTCAATTGGGAACATGGGATGACCGGTCCAGGAAAATGAGTGAGATGCCAATACCCACGTTTGGCTCGGCCAAAACAGGGCGTAGTGGGCGGCACTCCCTGGCCTCCCTGAGCACCACCTCCTCTGAGCTGTCCAGCCTCAAGTCAACCAGTCCTCATTTGAGTCATTTGGAAGAGGATGAGGCCGATTTTAGTCAAATGAACCAACAAGTTCGAGCCAGCATTCAGCGCATGGAgcaaaaccatcaaaacaaACCGCCCAAATTTGATGCCAAAGCCAGGGTTGCCAAACCGTGGAAGCGAGCCTCGCTCAGTCAAATGACCATTGATCCCTCTGAACCCAAAAATGAAGTACTTGCATCGGCCAGGAAGCCTTCAGGCATTCTGCTACCTGTTGTGTCTCCTGTTGAGTCACCCAATGAATCGACAATAAATGAGGAAAAGCCCCGTCACTTTTACTTCGGACAAGAGCCTTCAGCCACCGACAACAGACTGTCGCAGTCCAAGCCCACGGCCATCGAAAAGGTCAAGAACAATGAGGCGCTGTCTCATCCTCAGAACATTGTGGTCAACCCTGGTTATCAGCTTAAAGAGTATGTAAACCCTATGGAGAAATCTGGCAAAccaaactttgcttttggtgACACTCCACCGTCCAAGCCCTCCAAGAACTCTCAGAACTTGCAACTCTCAAATGGCATTCCCAAACCGGTTCTCCCTCCAAAGACGAAGGATGCCACGGACATCAACGAGCCGTCCAAGGAGGTGGTCATTGAACCCAAAATCAAGCCAGCAGTTGTGAACTACTCCAAATTTGCCGACTTCCGCGTTCCTCGGCCGCAATTGGAACCCAAACCCAAGCGCCCCTCCCAACCTGAGAAGACTCAGGATGAGGTTCGCAAGGCCTTTGAGTCTGAACTCAAGGCGGGGAAGAAGAGCCTCAAGTCATACGAGAATGATTCGGATTCTGGCAGCAACAGTGTTAGTCCTGGACCCAATGTCTCCATTattccccctcctccccctcctcaaTTCAGCAACGGCCACCATATTCCCCCTGCACCCAAAATGAATGGTCCTATTGTGCCTCCAGCCCCCAAGTTGACGAACTTCCCATCCAATGTCACGGCCAATGGCAAACGGATTGTACCGGCTCCAAGCAAGCAACAATCATCCCATGCAGATCTTCTGGTTGCCATTCGTAACAAGGGGGGATTGAAAGGCCTTCGCAAG ACTGGCAAACAGCTCTAG